A single window of Paenibacillus sp. SYP-B4298 DNA harbors:
- a CDS encoding 4Fe-4S dicluster domain-containing protein: MSWVITSACEGERLAKCTVACPEDAIQTAPGAKQFYINPQQCTDCGLCDLTCPVAAIFPESAVPKQWKASIEENRLFFL; encoded by the coding sequence ATGTCATGGGTAATTACGAGTGCATGCGAAGGGGAGCGTCTGGCCAAATGTACCGTGGCCTGTCCTGAGGATGCCATCCAGACGGCACCGGGCGCCAAGCAATTCTATATTAATCCGCAGCAATGCACAGATTGCGGCTTATGTGATCTGACCTGCCCTGTAGCCGCTATCTTCCCGGAGAGCGCGGTGCCCAAGCAATGGAAGGCAAGCATTGAGGAGAATCGATTGTTCTTTCTCTAG
- a CDS encoding S24/S26 family peptidase, protein MHSTSRQDFLIRALQHGRPISIAIDGNCMHPLLVHGQHAVVHPVDEVKAGDVVLVRDQVNRFLAHRVLSLEQDTVITSGDRNHISDTPVQRGDVLGRLDIPGDVGKERSALPAANALKVVAHPNTISQADCQELSQAFAVEMSIEENPIGQLMSLREQGWATIAIHAGARQHLSDLPDLGGRVAAFVGYDVGKETDASSATIGVSDVSAVARTAIKYWNSLPAQLNVAAIIGFHMRRTALCHG, encoded by the coding sequence ATGCACAGTACCAGCAGACAGGATTTCCTGATTCGGGCGCTGCAGCATGGGAGGCCGATCTCGATCGCTATCGATGGCAATTGCATGCACCCGCTGCTCGTTCATGGACAACATGCCGTTGTCCATCCTGTAGATGAGGTCAAAGCGGGCGATGTCGTATTGGTACGGGATCAGGTCAACCGTTTTTTGGCTCATCGCGTCCTCAGCCTTGAGCAGGATACGGTCATAACATCGGGTGACCGCAATCATATCTCCGATACTCCCGTGCAGAGGGGAGATGTCTTGGGGCGCCTCGACATACCTGGGGACGTGGGGAAGGAACGGAGTGCGCTACCTGCAGCAAATGCATTAAAGGTGGTAGCTCATCCGAATACGATCAGCCAAGCCGACTGTCAGGAGCTATCCCAGGCATTCGCTGTTGAGATGAGCATCGAGGAGAACCCCATCGGCCAACTGATGAGCCTGCGCGAGCAGGGATGGGCCACGATTGCGATTCATGCGGGGGCGCGGCAGCATCTTTCCGACCTGCCTGATCTTGGGGGCAGGGTGGCTGCCTTCGTTGGATACGACGTGGGGAAGGAAACGGATGCCTCATCCGCAACGATCGGCGTGAGCGATGTCAGTGCAGTGGCGAGAACGGCAATCAAGTACTGGAACAGCCTGCCTGCACAACTAAATGTAGCAGCAATCATAGGCTTTCATATGAGGAGGACAGCGTTATGTCATGGGTAA
- a CDS encoding PqqD family protein yields MSQSYQIADDVFFDENVEGVFILSGSGEVYVLEDDVSKAVWSLLSESAQSLAFICHQIKEKFKIGDEDSVEDDIRDFVSALSKIGVLNECTVPADRIS; encoded by the coding sequence ATGAGCCAGTCGTATCAAATAGCCGATGATGTATTCTTTGATGAGAATGTGGAGGGGGTGTTCATTCTCTCGGGTTCAGGAGAAGTATATGTTCTGGAGGATGATGTAAGTAAAGCGGTCTGGAGCCTCCTCTCTGAATCTGCACAATCGCTCGCCTTCATCTGCCATCAGATTAAGGAGAAGTTCAAGATTGGCGATGAGGACAGTGTTGAGGACGACATCCGTGATTTCGTGTCCGCCCTATCAAAAATAGGAGTATTAAACGAATGCACAGTACCAGCAGACAGGATTTCCTGA
- a CDS encoding radical SAM/SPASM domain-containing protein produces the protein MRVDQQLHIPYVAVYYEDGNYVVHNHQLNCWVVYSPDEYEIASELIYGGKTAAELIEAGRNGESVKRVARKMLMYRVAYQGERPAEYAILDQMQQQGLGKVAPTAIYFVTTYKCNLNCIYCYADSSPERSMNGDMNTEEAKDMIRQIRELGTSTIVFTGGEAFIRKDIMELMNYSKEVGLRVNVISNGTLITSREKVQEIAKVVDLFTVSFDSLDKEEHEANRGKDTWDRARKAIDLLHEAGVRLKINQTVTRHNPNSIEPLLEFATKRSIRLNIVPLAQLGRGDERMQGLNFAERRRIADRMLDMEMDAAHDDCHALNVKQFERRRHCGHGTSEFSIDAKGNVFPCKLMHSPMFHAGSIREKSLREIWETSEVFERSRNRTVHTLPECMKCTFRESCGGGCRAFHWGATGDVDGTFSQDCSGIRRGIRRKMVAYFKMAGGQAHEPVVSNSR, from the coding sequence ATGCGAGTCGATCAACAATTGCATATTCCATACGTCGCCGTATATTACGAGGATGGCAACTATGTCGTACATAATCATCAGCTCAACTGTTGGGTGGTGTATTCTCCTGACGAATATGAGATTGCATCTGAATTGATCTACGGCGGCAAAACCGCAGCAGAGCTCATCGAGGCTGGCAGGAATGGCGAGAGTGTCAAGCGGGTCGCGAGAAAAATGCTGATGTATCGCGTGGCTTATCAGGGGGAGAGACCCGCAGAATACGCTATTCTGGACCAGATGCAGCAGCAAGGGCTCGGCAAGGTAGCGCCGACGGCTATCTATTTCGTAACAACCTACAAATGCAATCTGAATTGCATCTATTGCTATGCGGACAGCAGCCCGGAGCGCTCCATGAATGGCGATATGAATACCGAAGAGGCCAAGGATATGATCCGGCAAATAAGAGAGCTGGGCACGAGTACGATTGTATTCACGGGCGGGGAGGCCTTCATCCGCAAGGATATTATGGAGTTGATGAATTACAGTAAGGAAGTCGGGCTCCGTGTGAACGTGATTAGTAACGGAACCTTGATTACTAGCCGTGAGAAGGTCCAGGAAATTGCAAAGGTGGTGGATTTGTTTACGGTCAGTTTTGATTCGCTGGATAAGGAGGAGCATGAGGCGAACAGGGGCAAGGATACATGGGATCGGGCTCGCAAAGCGATTGATCTTCTGCACGAGGCCGGAGTCAGGCTGAAGATTAATCAGACGGTAACCAGGCACAATCCCAATTCAATCGAGCCTCTATTGGAGTTTGCGACGAAGCGTTCGATCCGGTTGAACATCGTCCCGCTCGCGCAGCTCGGCAGGGGAGACGAACGGATGCAGGGTCTGAACTTTGCCGAACGCCGCCGTATCGCCGACCGAATGCTGGATATGGAGATGGATGCCGCCCACGATGATTGCCATGCGTTGAATGTGAAGCAGTTTGAACGAAGAAGACATTGTGGTCACGGTACGAGTGAATTTTCCATCGATGCCAAGGGCAATGTGTTCCCGTGCAAGCTGATGCATTCTCCGATGTTCCACGCGGGGTCGATTCGGGAGAAATCGTTAAGAGAGATTTGGGAAACCTCCGAGGTGTTCGAGCGTTCACGGAACCGGACAGTTCATACGCTGCCGGAGTGCATGAAGTGCACCTTCCGGGAATCCTGCGGCGGGGGCTGCCGTGCCTTCCATTGGGGCGCGACGGGTGATGTGGATGGAACCTTCTCCCAGGACTGCTCGGGCATTCGTCGGGGCATTCGCAGGAAGATGGTCGCTTATTTCAAAATGGCAGGAGGTCAGGCCCATGAGCCAGTCGTATCAAATAGCCGATGA
- a CDS encoding glycosyltransferase, with translation MNIVFVVDIVLSGRGGMETALSLIHDELKRRHHIVILLKGRSADESWEEGMVTVPLFHKINNLLPPKYMLSMYAAALSNAMKSLLPIDIIISTGSTGVAAAKMATERLNIRVPVVSWLHFNLDFYVKGFDDLQAADGHLAISEGNLRDMHCVFPTKINKLVYNPVRYDDVSYVARPDTPLFLYMGRLAKVKRVNHIMQALSPLQDHPWELHIIGDGEEYESLLNLAEQLGIHNRVVWHGWRQSPWDVVTRATSLLLASDTEPFGLVMTEALARGIPVISSNCNYGPREIVNQSNGWLYPSNDLEELTLILRRVMNGEYRLPSPESCRESVRAFAVETIAERYEQALEAIKAGAEASMRELQEQHRVICSQNVQKIVD, from the coding sequence TTGAACATCGTATTTGTAGTGGATATTGTATTGAGCGGCCGCGGAGGAATGGAAACGGCCCTTTCGTTAATCCATGATGAACTCAAGCGCAGGCACCATATCGTTATTCTTCTGAAGGGGAGATCGGCAGATGAGTCATGGGAGGAAGGGATGGTCACCGTCCCCTTGTTCCATAAGATCAATAATCTTCTTCCGCCAAAGTATATGTTGAGTATGTATGCGGCAGCCCTGTCCAATGCCATGAAGAGCCTGTTGCCCATCGACATCATCATATCTACAGGCTCCACCGGGGTTGCTGCCGCCAAGATGGCGACTGAACGATTGAATATACGAGTGCCTGTTGTAAGCTGGCTGCACTTCAATCTGGATTTCTATGTGAAGGGTTTCGATGATTTGCAGGCTGCTGACGGTCACCTGGCCATCAGTGAAGGGAATCTCAGAGACATGCATTGCGTATTCCCTACAAAAATCAACAAATTAGTATATAATCCGGTACGGTATGACGATGTATCCTATGTTGCACGGCCAGACACTCCGCTGTTCCTGTATATGGGCAGGCTTGCCAAGGTCAAGAGGGTGAACCACATCATGCAGGCTCTATCGCCGTTACAAGATCATCCGTGGGAGCTGCACATCATCGGAGATGGAGAGGAATATGAGTCGCTGCTTAATCTGGCTGAACAACTAGGCATACATAACCGTGTGGTATGGCATGGATGGCGGCAATCCCCGTGGGATGTGGTTACCCGTGCGACCTCTCTCCTCTTGGCGTCCGATACGGAGCCGTTCGGATTGGTTATGACCGAAGCGCTGGCCAGGGGAATCCCGGTCATCTCCAGCAACTGCAACTATGGCCCAAGAGAAATCGTGAACCAGAGCAATGGGTGGCTATATCCATCGAACGATCTGGAAGAGCTCACGTTGATATTGCGAAGGGTAATGAATGGCGAATACCGACTGCCGTCGCCAGAGTCATGCAGGGAATCGGTTCGAGCATTCGCGGTCGAGACCATTGCGGAGCGATACGAGCAGGCATTGGAAGCGATTAAAGCAGGCGCGGAAGCAAGCATGCGAGAGCTACAAGAGCAACACAGAGTAATATGTTCACAAAATGTTCAAAAAATAGTTGACTAG
- a CDS encoding MFS transporter, whose translation MSQTALQAATPRQTTNIVLFGVSMAHLLNDAIQNAVPAVFPIFQQSLSLTYAEIGWVAFTLNVTASILQPLIGAYTDRRPMPWLLPLGMVFSLLGAIGLAFSPGLAMLLLSAALIGVGSSVLHPESSRVAHLVAGKGRGLAQSVFQVGGNTGQALAPLMVAFIITPLGQLGFLWFTLLAISGIVIQWFVGRWYGRHLEMRSMMRKAPTAVSDPSPFSRGFVVFVLTVLVLMLFSKFVYLASMTGYYSFYFMEKYGLPLERAQVSLFALQFAGMVGTLLGGPLADRFGRKKIIWFSIAGTAPFSLWLPYAGPIGSVILCLAIGAILMSGFSVIIVYAQEMLPGQVGMISGLFFGLSFGMGGLGSVILGLLMDHTGVAVIIKACAFLPLLGLFALLLPKDSRLMARSA comes from the coding sequence ATGTCGCAAACGGCGCTTCAAGCCGCTACTCCCAGGCAAACAACCAACATCGTTCTGTTCGGCGTCAGCATGGCACATCTGCTCAATGACGCGATTCAGAACGCCGTTCCCGCCGTCTTTCCAATTTTCCAACAGTCGCTGTCGCTGACGTATGCCGAAATCGGGTGGGTAGCCTTCACGCTGAATGTGACGGCCTCCATCCTTCAACCGCTGATCGGCGCTTATACGGATCGCAGGCCGATGCCGTGGCTGCTGCCGCTTGGCATGGTGTTCTCCTTACTCGGCGCCATCGGCCTCGCCTTCTCGCCAGGGCTCGCCATGCTGCTGCTATCCGCGGCGCTGATCGGGGTCGGCTCGTCCGTGCTCCACCCTGAATCGTCGCGCGTCGCCCATCTTGTCGCTGGCAAGGGCCGCGGGCTCGCGCAATCCGTCTTCCAGGTCGGCGGCAACACCGGCCAGGCGCTGGCACCGCTCATGGTCGCGTTCATCATCACTCCGCTTGGGCAGCTTGGTTTTTTATGGTTTACGCTGCTAGCCATATCCGGCATCGTCATCCAGTGGTTCGTCGGCAGATGGTATGGCCGGCACCTGGAGATGCGCTCGATGATGCGAAAAGCGCCGACGGCTGTATCAGATCCATCACCCTTCTCGCGCGGCTTCGTCGTATTCGTGCTGACGGTGCTGGTTCTGATGCTGTTCTCCAAATTTGTATACTTGGCGAGCATGACAGGGTATTATTCGTTCTACTTCATGGAGAAGTACGGCCTCCCGCTTGAGCGAGCGCAGGTGTCACTGTTCGCGCTGCAATTCGCGGGGATGGTCGGCACACTGCTCGGCGGGCCGCTCGCGGATCGGTTCGGCCGCAAGAAGATCATCTGGTTCTCCATCGCAGGTACCGCACCGTTCTCGCTCTGGCTGCCTTACGCAGGTCCGATTGGTTCGGTCATCCTCTGCCTCGCGATCGGCGCCATTCTCATGTCAGGCTTCTCTGTCATCATCGTCTATGCGCAGGAGATGCTGCCGGGTCAAGTCGGCATGATCTCCGGTCTGTTCTTCGGCTTGTCGTTCGGCATGGGCGGGCTCGGTTCGGTCATCCTCGGCTTGCTCATGGATCATACCGGCGTAGCCGTCATCATCAAGGCGTGCGCCTTCCTACCGCTCCTCGGCCTGTTCGCGCTGCTGCTGCCTAAGGACTCGCGGCTTATGGCACGAAGCGCCTGA
- a CDS encoding proline--tRNA ligase — protein sequence MRQTQLFANTLRAAPAEAEVMSHRLLLRAGFIRQLAAGIYTYLPLGRRVLHHIERIVREELDGAGAQELLMPALQPAELWRESGRYEAYGPELIRLTDRHQREFALGPTHEEVVTMLVQQEINSYRRLPVTLYQIQTKFRDERRPRSGLLRGREFLMKDAYSFDTSWEGLDRSYRAMYAAYQRIFERCGLATRAVEADAGAVGGQGGTHEFMALADIGEDIIAVCSHCGYAANIEKATSREECNEGMGHHVPAYEKIHTPGVRTIEQLTQHLQLEPSHFMKTLIYMADGNLVAVLVRGDHEANELKVKNALGADTVALADAEAITGVTGAAVGFAGPIGLTIPLLVDDAVARMACGVAGANESEYHVKHVVPGRDFTIERVGDFRNVKEGEACTRCEPGKLRLVRGIEVGHVFKLGTKYSEVLGARYLDANGREQLVMMGCYGIGVSRMLSAIVEQHHDDRGIVWPTSIAPYSVHLIPISMKDETQRNVAMTIYDTLRRRKIDVLLDDRDERAGVKFNDSDLIGLPIRIVVGKDAIHGKVEYVDRYTNDKQLLAIDDALLRVSASN from the coding sequence ATGCGTCAGACCCAACTATTTGCCAACACATTACGAGCTGCGCCAGCGGAAGCGGAGGTCATGAGTCACCGATTGCTATTAAGGGCGGGCTTTATCCGTCAGCTTGCTGCCGGTATCTACACTTACCTGCCGCTCGGTCGGCGCGTCCTGCACCATATCGAACGCATTGTGCGCGAAGAGCTGGATGGCGCAGGCGCACAGGAGCTTCTTATGCCAGCACTGCAGCCTGCGGAATTGTGGAGGGAGTCGGGGCGCTACGAGGCTTATGGACCGGAGCTCATTAGACTGACAGATCGTCATCAGCGAGAATTTGCACTGGGCCCCACGCATGAGGAGGTCGTTACGATGTTGGTCCAGCAGGAGATCAACTCCTATCGTCGGCTGCCGGTGACACTATACCAGATCCAGACGAAATTCCGCGATGAGCGTCGTCCACGCTCGGGTCTGCTCCGGGGGCGGGAGTTTCTCATGAAGGATGCTTATTCCTTCGACACCTCATGGGAGGGACTGGATCGGTCGTATCGAGCGATGTATGCTGCATACCAACGAATATTCGAGCGGTGCGGCCTAGCTACCAGAGCGGTAGAAGCCGACGCGGGAGCAGTCGGTGGCCAGGGAGGCACCCATGAGTTTATGGCTCTAGCCGATATTGGGGAGGATATCATCGCCGTATGCTCTCATTGCGGGTACGCGGCGAATATCGAGAAGGCAACGTCCAGGGAGGAATGTAATGAAGGGATGGGCCATCATGTCCCTGCTTATGAAAAAATCCACACGCCCGGCGTGCGCACCATAGAGCAGCTTACCCAGCATCTGCAACTCGAGCCGAGTCATTTCATGAAGACGCTCATCTACATGGCCGATGGAAATCTGGTCGCGGTCCTCGTCCGCGGAGATCATGAAGCTAACGAGCTGAAGGTGAAGAATGCATTAGGAGCCGATACAGTAGCGTTGGCTGATGCAGAGGCGATAACAGGGGTCACAGGCGCCGCGGTCGGGTTCGCAGGGCCGATCGGGTTAACCATTCCTCTGCTTGTCGATGATGCGGTTGCTCGGATGGCGTGCGGCGTAGCTGGTGCAAATGAAAGCGAATATCATGTGAAGCACGTCGTTCCGGGGCGGGATTTCACGATCGAGCGCGTCGGTGATTTCCGCAACGTCAAGGAGGGAGAAGCATGCACCCGATGCGAACCCGGCAAGCTCCGCCTTGTGAGGGGAATCGAGGTAGGGCATGTCTTCAAGCTCGGGACGAAATACAGTGAGGTGTTGGGAGCCCGCTATCTGGATGCGAACGGAAGAGAGCAACTGGTGATGATGGGTTGCTACGGGATCGGTGTGTCGCGAATGCTGTCGGCTATTGTGGAACAGCATCATGATGACCGTGGAATCGTGTGGCCTACGTCTATTGCCCCTTACAGCGTGCATCTGATCCCCATCTCCATGAAGGATGAGACCCAAAGAAACGTAGCCATGACGATATACGATACGTTACGGAGGAGGAAGATCGATGTGCTGTTGGACGACAGGGACGAGCGTGCGGGGGTGAAGTTCAATGATTCGGACTTGATCGGCCTTCCGATTCGTATTGTCGTGGGCAAGGATGCCATTCATGGCAAGGTGGAATACGTCGACCGTTACACGAATGACAAGCAGTTGCTTGCAATCGACGACGCTCTCCTCCGAGTCAGCGCCAGCAATTAG
- a CDS encoding DUF6953 family protein — translation METTEQQVAEWMVQEIRFKGMLYQSEAIEYVKTHFGEQFVFVNENGNASLSKEVKKAFRKLHRGRIAWDRDAFFWAWT, via the coding sequence ATGGAAACAACCGAGCAGCAGGTGGCGGAGTGGATGGTGCAGGAAATCAGGTTCAAGGGGATGCTGTACCAGAGCGAGGCGATTGAATATGTGAAGACTCATTTCGGTGAACAATTCGTGTTTGTGAATGAGAACGGCAATGCATCCTTGTCCAAAGAGGTGAAGAAGGCCTTCCGCAAGCTTCACCGCGGTCGCATTGCTTGGGATCGTGATGCTTTCTTCTGGGCTTGGACCTGA
- a CDS encoding class I SAM-dependent methyltransferase, which translates to MSYSYYGELCTEVYELTKKTGQSIGGDIEYYRDRLKHCKGRVLEVMVGSGRVLVPLLESGLTVDGVDYSPEMLAACRQRCEERALAADLYESSLQDLSLPHQYEAIIIPSGSFLLIEKREESLHVLQRLYDHLQPGGRLVLDLFLPDTQFECGSFSGASSFTLPNGDLITMEEKLVEADFYHQYKVTLIKYEKWRHGALIQTELQRLALRWYGVEEFKLVLESIGFSDVVVSADFEYGKSPAHRNQNYVYEAYRK; encoded by the coding sequence ATGTCTTATAGCTATTATGGAGAACTATGTACAGAGGTTTATGAGCTCACGAAGAAAACGGGCCAATCGATCGGCGGGGATATCGAATATTATCGTGACCGATTGAAGCATTGCAAGGGACGCGTTCTTGAAGTCATGGTCGGATCTGGACGTGTGCTGGTTCCGCTACTAGAATCCGGTCTGACTGTGGATGGCGTGGACTATTCGCCCGAAATGTTGGCTGCTTGCCGTCAACGTTGTGAAGAACGAGCGTTAGCCGCCGATCTGTACGAATCTAGTCTTCAAGACCTTTCTCTGCCCCATCAATATGAGGCGATCATCATTCCAAGCGGTTCATTCTTATTGATCGAGAAGCGAGAAGAGTCGCTTCACGTCTTGCAACGTCTGTACGACCATCTTCAGCCAGGCGGACGCCTTGTGCTTGATCTGTTCCTGCCTGACACTCAGTTCGAGTGTGGTTCGTTCAGTGGAGCATCCTCATTCACCTTGCCTAATGGTGACCTCATCACCATGGAGGAGAAGCTTGTTGAGGCCGATTTCTACCATCAATACAAGGTTACCTTAATAAAATACGAGAAATGGCGTCATGGCGCACTGATTCAGACAGAGCTGCAGCGACTTGCACTACGTTGGTATGGGGTCGAGGAATTCAAGCTCGTGCTGGAAAGCATCGGCTTCTCAGATGTGGTTGTATCGGCTGACTTCGAATATGGCAAGTCACCTGCACATCGGAATCAGAATTATGTATACGAAGCCTATCGCAAGTAA
- a CDS encoding alpha/beta fold hydrolase, with product MNHSMQIRGKGIHVEIFGKKSSPAVLFLHGGPGESCYEFVLHQAKRLAAELYVIAIDQRGVCRSERILEHESFGLQDLIDDCEELRRQLGINDWSVIGHSFGGYLALIYAVHYPASVNRVIFECPTFDFGWTARSLLKKAANLFELMGDSGQSQQCLERLEEDLPADQLFREYLHLGEELGDNKGRIYSNDEIPSNYSLYSDEEWDEFADRTDIHLKRLIEEGKIFESVVPLLSRLTVPSLLIIGDHDPVTCEHHIRAYRETAQGEMAIFNNCGHTPHKEQIELFRETVSHFIIGETSSIK from the coding sequence ATGAACCATTCCATGCAAATTCGCGGAAAAGGGATACATGTCGAAATTTTCGGTAAGAAAAGCTCACCTGCAGTGCTTTTTTTGCATGGTGGGCCGGGTGAGAGCTGTTATGAGTTTGTCCTACACCAAGCTAAGAGGCTTGCAGCCGAATTATATGTCATTGCAATTGATCAGAGGGGAGTTTGTCGGTCCGAGAGGATTTTGGAGCATGAGTCTTTTGGGCTTCAAGATCTGATTGATGATTGTGAGGAGCTTCGTCGTCAGCTTGGTATCAACGACTGGTCGGTTATTGGTCATTCATTTGGGGGGTACCTTGCCTTGATATATGCTGTCCACTATCCAGCGTCTGTTAATCGGGTAATTTTTGAATGTCCTACATTCGATTTTGGATGGACAGCCAGAAGCTTGTTGAAGAAGGCTGCTAATCTATTTGAGCTCATGGGGGATTCGGGACAGTCACAGCAATGTTTGGAACGGCTAGAGGAAGATTTGCCTGCAGACCAACTATTTAGAGAGTACCTTCATTTAGGAGAGGAGTTAGGGGACAACAAGGGACGGATTTACTCGAATGATGAGATTCCATCCAACTATTCGTTATATTCAGATGAGGAGTGGGATGAATTTGCAGATCGAACAGATATTCATCTAAAACGATTAATAGAGGAAGGGAAAATATTCGAGTCAGTCGTTCCGCTCTTATCCCGTTTAACCGTTCCCTCATTATTAATAATAGGAGACCATGACCCCGTGACGTGTGAACATCATATTCGTGCTTATCGTGAAACCGCGCAAGGTGAAATGGCGATATTCAATAACTGTGGTCATACGCCACATAAGGAGCAGATAGAATTGTTTAGAGAGACAGTAAGTCATTTTATAATCGGTGAAACCAGTTCAATTAAATAA
- a CDS encoding multidrug effflux MFS transporter: MLRKVSVPSLWLFIVLVGFPQISETIYTPSLPDIAEQLQASGNRIQLTLSIYFLGFAAGVFCWGRLSDFIGRRPSLLWGIAVYGVGSLGCYVAPSVEWLLVSRFVQAFGASTGSVVTQTILRESIPDDQRHGMFAQISAALAFTPAIGPLLGGWIDQWLGFRAVFMTLIVMSIAIFVYTWTSLPETRDAATITKTSSFAVAGRMIKDSYIWTFSFLIGATNGILFSYYAEAPFIFIDFFGLEPGWFGLLGICVAVSSIMGAILSKKLLRRLSAETIIFYGCLTTALGTLIFTAFALTGLQSNAMSMVFILVCLFIVLLGIGMTIPNCLSLALVQYKDAIGTAGAIFGLSYYLLVSLITSGMSYFHNESLLTMPLYFLGLAIVMLLVSRALVNRNR; encoded by the coding sequence ATGTTAAGAAAAGTCTCAGTGCCATCATTATGGTTATTTATCGTATTAGTAGGTTTTCCACAAATAAGTGAAACGATCTATACACCATCATTACCTGATATTGCAGAGCAGCTCCAAGCAAGCGGCAATCGTATCCAATTAACATTAAGCATCTATTTTCTAGGCTTTGCTGCGGGAGTATTTTGCTGGGGCAGATTATCCGATTTCATTGGCCGCAGACCTTCCCTATTGTGGGGGATTGCTGTCTATGGAGTCGGCAGCCTTGGCTGTTATGTCGCGCCATCGGTTGAATGGCTGCTTGTTAGCCGTTTTGTTCAAGCCTTCGGAGCAAGTACAGGCTCTGTTGTGACACAGACCATTTTGCGGGAGAGCATCCCGGATGATCAGCGACATGGCATGTTTGCTCAAATTTCTGCCGCGCTCGCTTTTACTCCAGCTATCGGGCCATTGCTGGGTGGATGGATCGATCAGTGGCTTGGCTTCCGTGCTGTTTTTATGACCTTGATTGTGATGAGTATTGCCATCTTCGTCTATACGTGGACCTCTTTGCCGGAAACACGAGATGCTGCTACAATTACAAAGACTAGCTCCTTTGCTGTAGCTGGCAGAATGATTAAAGATAGCTATATCTGGACATTCAGTTTTTTGATTGGTGCAACGAACGGGATTTTATTTAGCTATTATGCAGAGGCTCCTTTTATTTTTATTGACTTCTTCGGACTGGAGCCTGGTTGGTTTGGATTGCTTGGCATTTGTGTGGCTGTGTCGTCTATTATGGGCGCTATACTGTCCAAGAAGCTTCTGCGCAGGCTGAGCGCTGAAACAATTATTTTCTATGGCTGCCTTACGACTGCTCTCGGGACTCTGATCTTCACGGCTTTCGCTTTGACGGGACTGCAGTCCAACGCAATGTCGATGGTCTTCATCCTTGTCTGTCTCTTTATTGTGCTCCTTGGCATCGGTATGACAATTCCGAATTGCTTAAGCCTGGCCCTGGTTCAGTATAAAGATGCGATCGGCACTGCAGGAGCGATATTCGGGCTGAGCTACTATTTGCTTGTTAGCTTGATAACGAGCGGTATGAGCTATTTTCATAATGAGTCTTTGCTTACGATGCCCCTTTACTTTCTCGGTCTAGCCATTGTAATGCTCCTAGTCAGCAGAGCTCTGGTTAACAGAAACAGGTGA
- a CDS encoding NAD-dependent epimerase/dehydratase family protein, whose amino-acid sequence MEALKDVSLIIHAAAYLGEDRTLAEASNIQGVQSLIDGAISAGVERFVHISTLSVYGHLDGDVELNEASSLAYGHSEVYIATKCESERIVQDAMARGLQSVILRPGIICAEHNSHWGDRLVAKLAQADRVTWIHPDDLAPWVHAENLAEMCVLAATHPVAVNQVYNAIDGNYTEDEFTLRIARAMDKKLTIPDGDPIRMAYSSHKIKDDLGYRPVRTFEETVAQLEEQGRRWLLSH is encoded by the coding sequence ATGGAAGCGCTCAAGGATGTAAGCCTTATCATTCACGCCGCCGCGTATCTCGGAGAGGATCGAACCCTTGCCGAGGCATCCAATATCCAAGGGGTTCAAAGTCTGATTGATGGGGCAATATCGGCAGGAGTGGAACGATTTGTTCATATTTCCACTTTATCGGTCTACGGTCATCTTGATGGGGATGTGGAGTTGAATGAAGCAAGTAGCTTGGCATATGGTCACTCCGAGGTATACATTGCAACGAAATGCGAATCGGAACGAATTGTACAAGATGCGATGGCTAGAGGGCTACAAAGTGTGATTCTACGTCCTGGCATTATCTGTGCCGAACATAACTCTCACTGGGGAGATAGACTAGTCGCCAAGCTTGCCCAGGCAGATCGCGTGACATGGATTCATCCTGATGATCTGGCACCATGGGTGCATGCGGAGAATTTGGCAGAAATGTGTGTGCTTGCGGCGACACATCCTGTGGCAGTCAATCAGGTCTACAATGCTATAGACGGAAACTATACAGAAGATGAGTTTACTCTGCGTATTGCGCGTGCGATGGACAAGAAGCTCACCATACCCGACGGTGACCCCATAAGAATGGCGTATAGCTCCCATAAGATAAAAGACGACTTGGGCTATCGTCCGGTCAGAACGTTCGAGGAAACCGTGGCGCAATTAGAGGAGCAAGGCCGTCGTTGGCTTCTAAGCCATTAA